Proteins co-encoded in one Malus sylvestris chromosome 9, drMalSylv7.2, whole genome shotgun sequence genomic window:
- the LOC126633895 gene encoding uncharacterized protein LOC126633895 produces the protein MKRRKKKKLGEERGRSSPDGAAKDFRMLLRCGHMKMPVEDNEEAADPQAATFLKVSFMWLAHEKEISDKNLVKKVKKLSNVVEELRKVVKEKLVEENTKEEDEGKKDVGEEVEDERKDEEDGEEEKDEEDK, from the exons atgaagaggaggaaaaagaagaagttaGGGGAAGAAAGAGGGCGCAGCAGTCCAGATGGGGCTGCAAAGGATTTTCGTATGCTTTTGAG GTGTGGGCATATGAAAATGCCTGTGGAAGACAACGAAGAAGCAGCCGATCCACAAGCAGCTACATTT TTGAAGGTGTCATTCATGTGGTTGGCCCATGAGAAGGAAATATCAGACAAGAATTTGGTGAAGAAAGTGAAAAAGCTGTCGAACGTGGTGGAGGAATTAAGGAAGGTAGTGAAGGAAAAACTAGTGGAGGAGAATaccaaggaagaagatgaaggaaaaaaagatGTGGGAGAAGAAGTTGAAGATgaaagaaaagatgaagaagatggagaagaggAAAAGGATGAAGAGGACAAATAA